The Pseudomonas sp. DG56-2 genome contains a region encoding:
- a CDS encoding restriction endonuclease subunit S, with product MPLADFFTRRLKYAATINDEALPESTDSDFEVAYIDIGNVDSQGCIHDIVNYRFENAPSRARRVVRDGDVIISTVRTYLQAIAPIESPPENLIVSTGFAVVRPLDGLDRRFCKYALRANRFLWEVESRSTGVSYPAINASDLGDILVSLPELGAQRLIGNYLDRETARIDGLISEKERMLALLEEKRAALISRVVTRGLDPNAPLKPSGQEWLGEIPAHWDICQLKRTWASSDYGLSESIRDEGSIAVLRMSCIVDGGIDVSKSGMISEVDGHLLLRRNDLLFNRTNSLDQIAKVGLVDFDPKEPLTFASYLVRIRTNHRVTPQYLVALLNASQFLEFARKNAIPAIGQANLSPTRYGEIHIPLPPKSEQDEILTLLQLDAETSTPVREHIRNSINLLRERRAALISAAVTGLIPLQEMAR from the coding sequence ATGCCTCTAGCCGATTTTTTTACACGACGACTGAAGTACGCCGCGACGATCAACGACGAGGCGCTTCCAGAGTCCACTGACTCCGATTTTGAGGTGGCGTACATCGATATCGGTAATGTTGATTCTCAGGGATGTATCCACGACATCGTCAACTATCGCTTTGAGAATGCTCCCAGCCGAGCCCGTCGAGTTGTGCGCGACGGTGATGTCATAATTTCCACGGTCCGAACTTATCTGCAAGCTATCGCACCTATCGAATCCCCCCCTGAGAATTTAATCGTTTCAACGGGGTTTGCAGTCGTCAGGCCGTTGGACGGGCTCGATCGCCGATTCTGCAAGTACGCCCTACGGGCAAATCGTTTTTTGTGGGAGGTTGAAAGCCGATCAACTGGCGTCAGCTATCCGGCAATCAATGCATCTGATCTCGGCGACATATTGGTAAGCTTGCCGGAGTTGGGGGCTCAGCGCCTCATCGGCAACTATCTCGATCGCGAAACAGCCCGCATTGACGGGCTGATTTCCGAAAAGGAACGCATGCTGGCGTTGCTGGAAGAAAAGCGCGCAGCTCTCATCAGCCGCGTCGTCACTCGCGGTCTAGACCCTAACGCTCCGCTCAAACCCTCTGGCCAGGAGTGGCTGGGCGAGATTCCGGCGCATTGGGATATCTGCCAACTGAAGCGCACTTGGGCTTCATCCGACTATGGGCTCTCCGAAAGCATTAGGGACGAAGGAAGCATTGCAGTTCTTCGCATGAGTTGTATCGTCGATGGGGGGATTGATGTTTCGAAGTCTGGAATGATCTCTGAGGTCGACGGTCACTTACTGTTACGACGAAACGATCTACTCTTCAATCGAACGAATAGTCTTGACCAGATCGCGAAAGTAGGGCTTGTGGATTTCGACCCGAAAGAGCCTTTGACTTTCGCTTCCTATCTTGTTCGCATACGTACGAATCATCGCGTGACACCGCAGTACTTGGTTGCGCTACTCAATGCCTCACAGTTTCTAGAGTTCGCCCGAAAGAACGCAATTCCAGCGATCGGTCAGGCCAATCTGAGCCCGACACGATATGGGGAGATTCATATCCCTTTGCCGCCGAAGTCCGAGCAGGATGAGATCCTCACTCTCCTACAACTGGACGCAGAGACATCGACACCGGTCCGCGAGCATATAAGAAACTCTATCAATCTGCTGAGGGAACGCCGCGCTGCGTTGATCTCCGCCGCCGTTACTGGTCTGATCCCGCTGCAGGAAATGGCCCGATGA
- a CDS encoding AAA family ATPase has protein sequence MKLEIISLAHCGGFEQLDITFEPDVTLIAGVNGVGKSTVLHALAVLLSRALPEFTPSRSTALYFTDDDIHGGKASLEVSARIQIGGQTISAGMQRLRAADEKGDRFMLLREAEAASAANDFAQVLSARTLTGELEASIKETRAALSSLKSTAHPPLAVYFSPKRQLPGQPRSLPETKPFDPSIAYSRALHDREVELREFMHWFRTQEKMGAENEPRRLRVLDALRAVVSELVPEFDNLRILEQPRLGFVVDKRGRPFYLHQLSDGERGLLALVFDLTRRLAIANPDSDNPIAEGVALVMIDEVELHLHPKWQRDVLSRLRDIFRACQFVVTTHSPLVLGEVPARCVRFLEFVDGKVSVTVPAEAYGMDANRILQELMGAPVRNRQIEDELKILFELIERERFDEARSAIVALERKLGEDEPELTRASSLIYFLEGSE, from the coding sequence ATGAAACTGGAAATTATCTCTCTCGCGCACTGCGGCGGCTTCGAGCAACTCGACATCACTTTCGAACCTGATGTAACCCTGATCGCTGGTGTCAATGGCGTAGGCAAGTCCACGGTGCTGCACGCGCTGGCGGTACTGTTGTCACGGGCACTGCCGGAATTCACGCCCTCGCGTTCGACGGCGCTGTACTTCACCGACGACGACATCCACGGCGGCAAGGCCTCGCTGGAAGTATCTGCCCGCATCCAGATAGGCGGCCAGACCATCAGCGCTGGGATGCAGCGCTTACGTGCAGCGGATGAGAAGGGCGACCGCTTCATGCTTCTGCGGGAGGCGGAAGCTGCCAGTGCCGCCAATGATTTTGCCCAGGTGCTGAGCGCCCGGACGCTGACCGGTGAACTAGAGGCAAGTATCAAGGAAACACGCGCTGCATTGTCGAGTCTGAAGAGCACTGCTCATCCACCGCTGGCGGTGTACTTCTCGCCCAAGCGGCAGCTACCCGGTCAACCGCGGAGCCTGCCGGAGACCAAGCCCTTTGACCCGTCGATTGCCTATAGTCGCGCTCTGCATGATCGTGAGGTGGAGCTGCGCGAGTTCATGCATTGGTTCCGCACCCAGGAGAAAATGGGCGCAGAAAACGAACCTCGCCGTCTCAGGGTGTTGGATGCGTTGCGTGCCGTTGTGAGTGAACTTGTGCCCGAGTTCGACAATCTGCGAATCCTGGAGCAGCCGCGTCTGGGCTTTGTGGTGGACAAACGTGGAAGACCATTCTATCTGCACCAGCTTTCCGATGGCGAGCGCGGCCTGTTGGCCCTGGTGTTTGACCTTACTCGACGCCTGGCCATCGCCAATCCGGATAGTGATAACCCCATCGCCGAGGGCGTGGCACTGGTGATGATTGATGAAGTCGAGCTGCACCTGCATCCGAAGTGGCAGCGGGATGTGTTGTCGCGACTGCGTGACATATTCAGGGCTTGTCAGTTCGTCGTCACTACCCATTCACCACTGGTGCTGGGCGAGGTGCCGGCACGCTGTGTGCGCTTTCTGGAGTTTGTGGATGGCAAAGTGAGTGTGACCGTACCCGCCGAAGCTTATGGCATGGATGCCAACCGCATCTTGCAGGAGCTTATGGGGGCACCGGTGCGTAACCGACAGATAGAGGATGAACTGAAAATCCTCTTCGAACTGATTGAGCGGGAGCGGTTCGATGAAGCCCGCTCCGCAATCGTGGCTCTCGAAAGAAAGTTGGGCGAGGACGAACCTGAGCTGACGCGAGCCAGTTCTCTGATCTACTTCCTGGAGGGCAGCGAGTAG
- a CDS encoding retron system putative HNH endonuclease translates to MRTIQKGPEPASLTQHRKQPHADYNNYADKALLRQALVAEQRGLCCYCQSRIRATPNHMKIEHWQCQERHQARQIDFSNLHGACLGGHGQPERSQHCDTRKGNDDLCFSVCDPTHPIERQIIFLGDGRIQSDDKATNSDLNEVLNLNSSRLVSNRKAVLDAFKQRLGKGTLNAAQALQRWDGTQAGDLPEFAQVMVFWLEKRVARSAV, encoded by the coding sequence ATGAGGACGATCCAGAAAGGGCCGGAACCAGCCAGCCTAACCCAACATCGTAAGCAACCGCACGCCGACTACAACAACTATGCCGACAAAGCGCTCTTGCGGCAGGCCTTGGTGGCTGAACAGCGTGGCTTGTGCTGTTACTGCCAGTCGCGCATTCGTGCTACACCCAATCACATGAAGATTGAGCACTGGCAATGTCAGGAGCGTCACCAAGCAAGACAGATCGACTTCAGCAACTTACACGGTGCCTGTCTTGGTGGTCATGGTCAGCCTGAGCGAAGCCAGCATTGTGATACACGCAAAGGCAATGATGATTTGTGCTTCAGTGTGTGTGATCCCACCCATCCTATCGAGCGGCAGATTATCTTTTTGGGTGATGGCCGCATACAGTCTGATGATAAAGCTACCAACTCGGATTTAAACGAAGTGCTTAACCTCAACAGCTCTCGCCTTGTAAGTAACCGCAAGGCCGTACTCGACGCATTCAAGCAGCGGCTGGGAAAGGGGACCCTGAACGCGGCACAAGCGCTTCAGAGGTGGGATGGCACTCAGGCTGGTGATTTGCCGGAGTTTGCTCAGGTCATGGTGTTCTGGTTGGAAAAACGAGTCGCAAGGAGCGCAGTATGA